The Gadus chalcogrammus isolate NIFS_2021 chromosome 10, NIFS_Gcha_1.0, whole genome shotgun sequence genome contains a region encoding:
- the LOC130391038 gene encoding hyaluronan-mediated motility receptor isoform X1, whose product MRRFFRARDEDSSQIQYLTAKCHRLAHERAQLERDTLVTRERQRRLQNDLEAMAAHLQQKEQMIVELRRKQDHLVDHLNRQQGLVEFLKHHAGLRAEVGPTAEENLRDTELLATELEQLRSELLALQSSDGQLVGLVEELYAEAQHRAALVDSLQEELHSKSTEVEDLRRHRQKQREELEQLQSAHQRKVCVLQQENSSSVQKLQQTAVQFERLCKQQRYWMLCVKRYKDCLTEEREAVVQQVSDLEQTVLKPRGCSHCSRQYRCPLQDRGSNSRHRHQSMCGAEFRADQQGEPWSALCEDKVITQVGGVVDTEQKPP is encoded by the exons atgaggaggtttTTCAGAGCGCGAGACGAAGACTCCAGTCAGATCCAGTACCTGACGGCCAAGTGTCACCGGCTGGCTCACGAGAGAG CCCAGCTGGAGAGGGACACCTTGGTGACCAGGGAGAGACAGCGGAGGCTACAGAATGATCTGGAAGCGATGGCCGCTCACCTCCAGCAGAAGGAGCAGATGATTGTGGAGCTGAGGAGAAAACAGGACCACCTGGTGGACCACCTCAACCGACAGCAG GGCCTGGTGGAATTCCTTAAGCATCATGCGGGCCTGAGAGCGGAGGTGGGCCCTACGGCGGAGGAGAACTTGAGAGACACCGAGCTGCTGGCTACGGAGCTGGAGCAGCTCCGCTCTGAGCTGCTGGCGCTGCAGAGCTCCGACGGGCAGCTGGtgggcctggtggaggagctctaCGCTGAGGCCCAGCACAGAGCAGCACTGGTAGACAGCCTCCAGGAGGAGCTGCACAG TAAATCAACGGAGGTCGAGGACCTGCGGAGACACCggcagaaacagagagaggagctggagcagctcCAGAGCGCCCACCAGAGGAAG gtgtgtgtgctgcagcaGGAGAACAGCAGCAGTGTTCAGAAGCTGCAGCAGACAGCCGTTCAGTTCGAGCGGCTCTGCAAACAGCAGCGCTACTGGATGCTCTGCGTCAAAAG GTACAAAGACTGTCtgacggaggagagggaggcggtGGTTCAGCAGGTCAGTGACCTGGAGCAGACCGTCCTGAAGCCCAGGGGATGTTCCCACTGCAGCAGACAGTACCGCTGCCCCCTGCAGGACAGGGGCAGCAACTCCAGGCATCG gcaccAGTCTATGTGTGGTGCAGAGTTCCGGGctgaccagcagggggagccgTGGTCAGCCCTGTGTGAGGACAAAGTCATCACTCAG GTGGGAGGCGTGGTCGACACGGAGCAGAAACCTCCTTGA
- the LOC130391038 gene encoding uncharacterized protein LOC130391038 isoform X2 produces MEGILEEQLSFHLSTTQLERAKPDSLTAGNRPNICSILPKYDPNKPTDPRVEGLVEFLKHHAGLRAEVGPTAEENLRDTELLATELEQLRSELLALQSSDGQLVGLVEELYAEAQHRAALVDSLQEELHSKSTEVEDLRRHRQKQREELEQLQSAHQRKVCVLQQENSSSVQKLQQTAVQFERLCKQQRYWMLCVKRYKDCLTEEREAVVQQVSDLEQTVLKPRGCSHCSRQYRCPLQDRGSNSRHRHQSMCGAEFRADQQGEPWSALCEDKVITQVGGVVDTEQKPP; encoded by the exons ATGGAGGGAATCTTGGAAGAGCAGCTCAGCTTCCATCTCAGCACCACCCAGCTAGAGAGAGCCAAGCCTGATTCCCTCACTGCTGGGAACCGTCCTAATATCTGTAGCATTCTTCCTAAATATGATCCAAACAAACCGACTGACCCTCGGGTTGAA GGCCTGGTGGAATTCCTTAAGCATCATGCGGGCCTGAGAGCGGAGGTGGGCCCTACGGCGGAGGAGAACTTGAGAGACACCGAGCTGCTGGCTACGGAGCTGGAGCAGCTCCGCTCTGAGCTGCTGGCGCTGCAGAGCTCCGACGGGCAGCTGGtgggcctggtggaggagctctaCGCTGAGGCCCAGCACAGAGCAGCACTGGTAGACAGCCTCCAGGAGGAGCTGCACAG TAAATCAACGGAGGTCGAGGACCTGCGGAGACACCggcagaaacagagagaggagctggagcagctcCAGAGCGCCCACCAGAGGAAG gtgtgtgtgctgcagcaGGAGAACAGCAGCAGTGTTCAGAAGCTGCAGCAGACAGCCGTTCAGTTCGAGCGGCTCTGCAAACAGCAGCGCTACTGGATGCTCTGCGTCAAAAG GTACAAAGACTGTCtgacggaggagagggaggcggtGGTTCAGCAGGTCAGTGACCTGGAGCAGACCGTCCTGAAGCCCAGGGGATGTTCCCACTGCAGCAGACAGTACCGCTGCCCCCTGCAGGACAGGGGCAGCAACTCCAGGCATCG gcaccAGTCTATGTGTGGTGCAGAGTTCCGGGctgaccagcagggggagccgTGGTCAGCCCTGTGTGAGGACAAAGTCATCACTCAG GTGGGAGGCGTGGTCGACACGGAGCAGAAACCTCCTTGA